One Triticum dicoccoides isolate Atlit2015 ecotype Zavitan chromosome 5B, WEW_v2.0, whole genome shotgun sequence genomic window carries:
- the LOC119312408 gene encoding UDP-glycosyltransferase 91C1-like, which translates to MASAGSSPEPLHVVIVPWLAFGHMLPYLELAERLASRGHRVSYVSTPRNLARLPPLRPAAAPRVDLVALPLPRVDGLPDGAESTNDVPDHQRELHWKAFDGLAAPFAEFMAAACAGEATRPHWVIADCFHHWVAAAAVEHKVPCAMLQPTAAVIAAAYQPPPEHAGPGAATRPRYETEETAPMYDDQGASGMSTVQRWYLTKNRCALAVIRSCVEWEPESFPLVPELLGMPVVPLGLLPPSTGGGRRADATNGSAEHATVRWLDAQRPGSVVYVALGSEVPLPLEQVQELALGLELAGTRFLWALRKPSGAAVLDDGADMLPPDFQERTRGQGLVTTGWVPQMSILAHAAVGGFLTHCGRNSLIEGLLFGHPLVMLPIFGDQGPNARQMEAKKAGLQVARDESDGSFDRHGIASAVRDVMVDGEARRRFVAGAAKMQEVVANSERQERYIDEFVQHLRSHCRYSVNNKGKFCV; encoded by the exons ATGGCCAGCGCCGGGTCATCGCCAGAGCCGCTGCACGTCGTCATTGTCCCGTGGCTGGCGTTCGGCCACATGCTCCCGTACCTGGAGCTCGCCGAGCGGCTGGCGTCGCGGGGACACCGCGTGTCCTACGTCTCCACGCCGCGCAACCTCGCGCGCCTCCCGCCGCTGCGCCCGGCCGCGGCGCCGCGCGTCGACCTCGTGGCGCTCCCGCTCCCGCGCGTCGACGGCCTCCCCGACGGCGCCGAGTCCACCAACGACGTCCCCGACCACCAGCGGGAGCTCCACTGGAAGGCCTTCGACGGCCTCGCCGCGCCCTTCGCGGAGTTCATGGCTGCCGCGTGCGCCGGCGAGGCCACCAGGCCTCACTGGGTCATCGCCGACTGCTTCCACCActgggtcgccgccgccgccgtcgagcaCAAG GTTCCATGCGCGATGCTTCAACCGACCGCTGCTGTGATCGCTGCCGCGTACCAGCCGCCACCGGAGCACGCTGGACCGGGCGCTGCGACCCGCCCCCGTTACGAGACGGAGGAGACGGCACCCATGTACGACGACCAAGGCGCGTCGGGTATGTCCACCGTCCAGCGTTGGTACTTGACGAAAAATAGGTGCGCGCTCGCGGTCATCCGGAGCTGCGTCGAGTGGGAGCCCGAGTCCTTCCCGCTGGTGCCAGAGCTCCTCGGCATGCCGGTCGTGCCCCTCGGCCTTCTGCCGCCGTCAACCGGCGGAGGCCGCCGTGCGGACGCCACCAACGGATCAGCAGAGCACGCCACCGTGCGTTGGCTGGACGCGCAGCGGCCCGGTTCGGTGGTGTACGTGGCGCTGGGGAGCGAAGTGCCGCTGCCCctggagcaggtgcaggagctAGCCCTCGGGCTGGAGCTCGCCGGGACACGCTTCCTCTGGGCTCTCCGGAAGCCCAGTGGAGCCGCCGTCCTGGACGACGGCGCCGACATGCTTCCTCCGGATTTCCAAGAGCGCACTCGCGGCCAGGGGCTGGTGACCACGGGGTGGGTTCCTCAGATGAGCATCCTGGCGCACGCGGCCGTGGGCGGGTTCCTGACGCACTGCGGCCGGAACTCGCTGATCGAAGGGCTCCTGTTCGGTCACCCTCTCGTCATGCTGCCCATCTTCGGCGACCAAGGCCCGAATGCGCGCCAAatggaggcgaagaaggcggggtTGCAGGTGGCGAGGGACGAGAGCGATGGGTCGTTCGACCGCCATGGCATCGCGAGCGCGGTCCGGGACGTCATGGTTGACGGGGAGGCAAGGAGGAGATTCGTGGCAGGTGCAGCGAAGATGCAGGAGGTGGTAGCTAATTCGGAACGGCAGGAGCGGTACATTGACGAATTTGTGCAACACCTTCGATCTCACTGCCGCTACTCCGTGAACAATAAGGGAAAATTTTGTGTTTGA